CTGGTGATGAATTTGAAGTTGTCAGCTCCCTTGATATTGCACGTGAAAGGGCAGAGTTGCGTGCTGAGTCATTGCGAAATGAACGTATATCAGCTAAGGCTGGCGATGGCAGGGTTACTCTTTCTTCCTTAGCTTCTGCAGTCTCAGCAGGAAAGCTGTCGGGAATAGACTTGCACCAGCTAAATATTATTCTGAAGGTTGATCTTCAGGTATGCATATTCATCTAATTGTCATGAGTCAGTATGGTAactggagagatttttcagtgtactgGGAGCACAGCCCGTTACACCAAGTGTTATAATTCAAATGGTTGgatacttgaaaaataaatttccAAACATTTGTATCATGACACTTGGTGTAGCAGGCTGTGTTCCCGCtacattgaaaaatttattTGGTAACTGGTCCTTTGATAATCAGtgattcattatttatttaaactatACTGTAATTATACCATAAATTCCCCTATCATGTTTAGGGATCCATCGAGGCTGTCAGACAAGCCCTGCAGGTGCTTCCACAAGATAATGTCACCTTGAAATTTCTCTTGGAAACAACAGGCGATGTGAGCACCAGCGATATTGATCTTGCTGCTGCTAGCAAAGCTATAATTTTTGGATTCAATGTCAAAGTACCAGGATCTGTAAAAAGCTATGGAGATAACAAAGGGGTTGAGATTCGCCTATATAGAGTTATATATGAACTCATTGATGATGTACGAAATGCGATGGAAGGACTCCTAGAGCCTGTTGAGGTATCAATAAACTTAAGCACCATATCtctttggttttaattttattgaaagCATTGAATTTTAGGGGACTAATGTTGTTGGAAATTTCAGACAGATTTACCTTTGACATTATTACTTGTGTATTGATAGGAACGAGTGACAATTGGATCAGCAGAAGTCCGGGCCATATTCAGCTCTGGAAGTGGTCGTGTTGCTGGATGCATGATAAATGAGGGAAAAGTTGTTAAAGGCTGTGGCGTGGAGGTCATTCGAAGGGGAAAAGTAGTACATGTTGGCCTTGTTGATTCATTGAAACGGGTCAAGGAAGTTGTGAAAGAGGTAATTTTTATAGCTTACTTTAATTGTATGGgtcattttgtcaaatttaTAGAAAATTGCAAAAAGGGGAGCGAGCAACCTAGTGTATGGGAATTGTAAAATAGATATACTTAAAAGTCACAACCTAGAGCATGTTGCATACTTCCCGTCCTCTGGATCTGCGGCCAGCCTGGATTTCAAAGCACACAAATAGCTGAATGATAGAACCTTTAGCTTCAGTTGTGTTTGTTCTTCGTAGGCATGTATCTGCATTTCCACTGTGGCATAAAAGATTTAGTTCATGATACTATATATTGTACAAGTTAGTGAATACACGAaaactaataattaattttgatcAAAGGACATAGTCGGTGTCAATCTTTAGCTTTGACAGaggttttctttcttgtttttacatttttgtttttggcgtttcTTTAAGTTGGCTCAGATTTCATGGTGATCCCACGTTTAGAATTCTTTTGGTACTTGGCATGTGCTTTAATGTCTTCTGTTGGTGATGAGCTATATTTTCTCCTCTTGGCTAGGTAAATGCTGGACTAGAGTGTGGAATTGGGGTGGAAGACTACGACGACTGGGAGGAGGGAGATAGCCTTGAGTTCTTCAACACAGTTCAAAAGAAGCGGACACTTGAGGAGGCGTCCGCTTCAATGGCAGCTGCAGTGGAAGGAACAGGAAGAAGGGTGCAAAATTGAAGAATCCTCTTTTGCGCATGTTTTGACGGAAGCAAAATACGATCACCTTCAACCCGGCATACCACTATGATCAGCACCTCGACAGGTTTGCATCGGTCAGTACCCGCACATGCGTTTAATTTCAGTGTGAGGTGCTAAGAATCTGATGCGAAGATGAATGTACCCTTGTGTTGTATGGTATTACACTGTATATAATTCATACAATGTAGACTTGATCTTGTTTTGTAAAGAGGGAAAGGGACATTCATCAAGTTCCTTGTAGTTCCAATTTGGGGAAGAAGGGCACTTGTAACACAACATTAAAGTTTCagaaaaaagttacaaaattcTTTATGATGATCTGGCCTTGATGCATCATCTCATCTCACTTTGAAAATGTCATCTTGCACCCTTCTGTTATACAAAATTTCCCTTGTAATGCACTTTaatatttttggagtgctaacaACGCTATTTCAAACAATATATATGATTAGAGTTGACGAATATATTCTACAATTCTTCTACCGTGTCAAATTTGTATTTAATGAGTAACATATGACGATGGAAATGTGGGTTAAATTAGTTAATCAGAACAAAGTGCTAATTTTTTGCACTCGAGTTTGAATATCTTTGACAATCGATTGGGAGTAATTTGAATAGTTTATATGGATATGATTCTAATTTCGTACATTATAAAAAGAGCAAGCCAAAAATACAAAGAATCAAAGGATCCGAATACAACTTAGGAAAAATCAAAGGGACTTGACAAAAGATAAAAGTGCCACGTGGGAGAAGCTACAGTCCAGAAAAGCTATGATCACCTACGCTCGTCCCCCGGCcaagaaatttcaaaattcgAAAAAAGCCAACGGTCGTTCGACTCTCATTTGCCTCCGAAAAAGCGTAACGCAGAGAGATTGAATGGGCCAACGAGATTAACgcctttctcttctttccttcGGTGTTCGTTCAGATTCAAATTTCCCACTTACCTTTTTGGGGTTCGCCGATAAAGATTCATCATCGCCATCATCATAGTCGTTGATTAATTCAATTCAAAACGACGGCGGTTTGAGCAGCAGAACATTCGGCATTTATCAATTAATGGAGGAGCAGGACCAGTGCGACTCTCCTCGGAACAGCTCCACTGCCGCCACCAACAACTCTCCCTCTGACTGTAAGTCCGAGATTTCAGTTTCATGAGTGGTTGTATAATTACTTGACGTTGATTGCCTCTCTTTTGTGCTTTGGCAGACAATTGGCTTTGCTCGCAGTTGCAGCGCTTGACAATGGTGGATCCTGATTATCACGATGCGGATGCAAATGAAGGTAATTTCATGAGAAAAGAACCAGACTTTTACTTCTTTTTTGGTTTCTCAGTATTCGATTTGTGTTCTCTCTGAATCCCAATTGCGGGAATTGAATTATGAGTCTATTTGTGGATTTGGATCTGCTTAGGATCGGTCAGGTGTAGTGATTCGGTTTCTTGATTTCAGTCGGTGTAGATTGCTGTCAGGAAAATTCTGAAAGCTCGGAAGTCGTTAGTACGCCAAAATCCAGGGACCCAGTTTCAAATGATGGTAAATTGGAGTAGCCTTTCCTTTTTACAATCAGTAAATTTAGCCAGAATTCTTGGATTTGACTTCAGAGTTTTCTAGAATTTGATTATCTTACTTGTTTTTTCAGGCCGGTCAATGGTGGGGTTTTCGCTTACTTCTCCTGATTTGGTGATCTGTGCTGGGTCACCCGATTTACCCCAAACCAGCTATGGAGATTCCCCTGAGTTCTTGGAAAGCAAGTTCCATCAAAAGATGGATTCTTCTATTGAGCTCTCTTTTGAGAATGGAATCGACGAGTCTCAAGTAACAGATACCCATAAGACTCCAACTGTGAAGTTCTCCACCACATTGTGCCAAACTTTTAGGGAAGATTTGTCACCTGAAGCTTCATTCGAGCTTCTTCCGCCTCTGGCGCAAAATGACAAGTTAGAGGAAGCTTCCCTTCCCAATACGAGCAACAACAGAGGCTGCACTGATGCTTTCCTGAGCAGCGTGGCAGAATGTGGATCACCAAAGGTAAAGCTTCTTAACACTCTCACTTTCGATGTAGTTTAGCAgcaaaataaattaggatattTAGATCTTCTGTGCAAATCATTTCATTACAGGATACAGGTAATACCGACGGAGAAGGAGACTATCATAAGCTGCTAATATGTTATGAGAAACAGAAGAAGGAATTACAAGAGATGAGGAGTGCATTGGAGGAGTTGAAAAAGCAAAACTATTCCAAGAGTAGAGAATGCCAAGAAGCTTGCAGTTCTTTAAAGGAACTCCAAAACGAACTCATGCGCAAGTCTATGCATGTTGGATCTTTGGGTATGGTAATAGTATTCTGTGCCTCTTAACCGTTTGAACCATCTGCAAACATGGTACATTGATGCTTGCCCATTGCAGCTTTCGCCATCGAGGGACAAGTGAAAGAAAAGAGCAGATGGTTTTCGTCATTGAGAGATTTGACAAGAAAACTTAAGGTACGAAGCTGTAAATAACAAGATGCCTTTTGACTACACTGGATATCATTGCAGTGATTTGAAAAAGGTTGATTCAACAGATCATGAAAATGGACCACATCAAGCTATCAGAGGAGGCTTTGGCATATAAGATGTGCCTTGAAGATATGAATGAAATGAGGTCTACCATTCGTTCCACTTGTAAGTTAGACGTGCCCATGCGTTCCAGGTGatgacattttttaatttcaagataagatatttgttttggtttttctgACTCTGGCTGTTTTACGTTTGCAATAGTAAATCAGCAAGTAAATTTGCATAATGATCTGAAGACTAAGTTTATTGAAGGGGCCAAAGAACGGAAGGAACTCTACAACAAGGTGCTAGAGTTGAAAGGTTAGGAGTTGGCTATATTTAGTTGAAAAGGTCTAAAAGGGTATGAAATAGAAGGGGATTTCTGACATTAATTTTTCCCGCTTGTAGGAAACATAAGGGTCTTTTGCCGTTGCAGGCCTCTAAACACTGAGGAAGTTGCAGCAGGAGCTGCAATGGCTATTGAATTTGAATCTGCTAAAGATGGTGAGCTCAGTGTCAAATCAAATGGGGTCACCAGAAAGACCTTCAAGTTTGATGCTGTATTTGGTCCTCAAGCAGAACAAGGTATACAAACAATAATATACATGATTTTTGTTTGGTATATCTATAGAAGTACAAAAGCTCCGTACAGTAAtatgtttccttttttctttgtcCTATTTAGTTGATGTTTTCGAAGACACGGCTCCATTTGCAACATCGGTTTTAGATGGGTACAATGTGTGCATATTCGCGTATGGGCAGACCGGAAGTGGAAAAACCTTTACAATGGAGGGGACAGAAGAAGCTCGAGGAGTCAATTTTAGGACTCTTCAGGAATTGTTTCGTATAATTAGAGAGCGAAAAAAGTTACATCGATATGATGTATCAGTTAGCGTTTTAGAAGTCTACAACGAGCAGATACGAGATTTACTAGTTTCAGGGAATCAGCCAGGAACAGCTGCCAAAAGGTAAGATCCTTACGCATCGTTCTTCTTTTTCCTACTTCCAAATCTGGTGAAAGATCCTTATACTACTGTATATTCCTTGATATGTGGTTTCTTCTAAATTCGTGTGTTGAAGGAAAGTCATTTATCATAATTAGACatgcttttattttttcataaaacTCCACCCATTTAGCTTGCATTTAAAATATCACCGTGCGGTTGATTTTCTACATCTTAAAAGTGGGAAATCTTTCTATTTCCATTTCTTAACATTCGGTTTTTCTAATGTGATGATTCGCTATGCATGTCACCTTGATGTTCCATGTCTTCGAGTGCGAAGGATGGTACGTTATGGGATCATTTCAAGATAATAGCATCTCACAGTATTGCGATAATTTTGTAGGCTAGAAATAAGACAAGTCGGTGAGGGGATACATCATGTTCCAGGTCTGGTTGAGGCACATGTAAACAACATGAGTGAAGTCTGGGAAGTTTTGCGAACTGGCAGTAATGCAAGGGCTGTTGGCTCAACCAATGCCAACGAGCATAGTAGCCGGTCACATTGGTCTGTATATCTTGGTTACAGTCAAATTAGTTCTAATTTGTGTCAAATAGGCTCTGGAACAAGATCGATTGCTAAATGTTCGAGTGGTCCTCTCTAAATGCAGCATACACTGTGTAATGGTGAAGGGAGAGAATTTGTTGAATGGGGAATGCACAAGAAGTAAGCTCTGGTTGGTGGATCTAGCCGGGAGTGAGCGTGTAGCGAAGACAGAAGTGCAAGGAGAACGACTCAAGGAAACTCAAAACATAAATAGATCTCTGTCTTCCCTTGGTGATGTCATATCTGCACTTGCAACTAAAAGCTCACACATACCTTTCAGGTTAATGAATAGCTCTTTGTTTATGTTGGCCAGGTTGCCACATTATGCATTCAGCTATTACTTTCTTATACTAAATTATGTCTTCTGTACAGGAACTCGAAGCTTACTCACTTGCTTCAAGACTCTCTAGGTACTTCATTTGGATCACAGAAGAATCGACAATTCTTATTCTGAGTTGTTTAATATTCcaagttcatatttttttattctctgGTTTCTTGGATGAATTAAACGTAAAACTAATGAATATTATTCGTTGTTTCAGGAGGAGACTCGAAGACACTCATGTTTGTTCAGATAAGTCCTAATGAAAATGATGTGAGCGAGACACTTTGCTCACTGAACTTTGCAAGTAGAGTGCGAGGGATAGAGTTGGGTCCGGCAAAGAGGCAACTGGACACTTCTGAAATTTTGAGATACAAACAGATGGTAATTTACTGTGCTTGAGGCTAATGCAGATTCCGGATTTTGTTTAAAACCTTGACATTTTGCTACCATTGTGATTGAATAATTCATCTCTTAAATTTCTAACAATCTTGGATCCTTGGTATGCTAGTTTGAGAAAACCAAGCTAGACGCCAAGAGCAAAGATGTACAGATCAGGAAGATGGAGGAAACAGTTCATGGATTAGAACTGAAgataaaagaaagagaactgAAGAATAAAAACCTGCAAGACAAGGTATTGTATACAAAAGGTCCCTTTTTCAGTTTATATTCATCAAGTATAAGAGTTTCAGGTACTAATGTAGTGCATTTTTCAGGTAAAAGAATTGGAAGCACAACTTTTAATCGAGAGAAAGCTGGCACGTCAGCATGTTGACACAAAGATAGCCGAGCAGCACCAGCAGCAAGTCAAACATCAACAAGATGAGCAATCTATTGCACCCACAAGGCCACCGTTTACAAACCGACCATTAGCAAGTCACAAGATCCTCAGTGAAACAGGCAGTGCATTGGGAAAAGATCAAGTAAACCCTCTCCAACCATTAACGGAGAAGACCAACAACAAACCCTCAGCACCCTTTTTTCATACATCGGATGGTTTTGTCAAGCATGTTGATGCTACAGAGAAAGAAAACAACCCCGAAATGGCTGAACAGTTTCTTGTTCCAAAGAAAACCGGAAGAGCCTCTATTTGTCCAACATTTCAGCGGATTCCAGTAACCGCAGCTCCAAGGCGCAACTCCCTAATCCCACTCCCAAGTGTACCACTCCGTGTCCAATCCCCACCACCTGCATTACCATTGGCACCCATAGCATGCGATGCTGCTAAGAAAGTTGATCCGGATGTGCCTGAGACTGACTGCATGCCAGAACAGACACCTTGTAGCAGTCCTAAAGTCATCAGAAATGGCGGGAAAAAGCTAAACAGCATAGTGAGAAGAAGCCTCCAAAAGAAAATCCAGATAAAGTCCCCAATGCCGCCGCACATGAGAAAAGGCGTGAATGTAGGGATGGAGAAGGTTAGAGTCTCCATTGGAAGCCGAGGGAGGATGGCGCACAGGGTGTTGCTAGGAAATGGCAGAAGGGCCGGAACTAAAGAAAGCCAGAAGCCTATTAGTCATAGGGAAAAGGAGAGGGGGTGGAATATAATTGGTACAGCAGCGAGAACTGCTACTAAAAGCTGATGACGATGCATGTACTTCATTCAGTTAAGGTGTGAGCATAGAGGTTATATTCTTGTAGCCTGCAGGCATGGAGAGGGAGGGGAGAGGGGTCACTTATTGTGGGTCGTGCTAATCATTTGTTTATTAACTAATGTACAGAACTTACGATTATGTTTGAGAATGTCAATGGTATGTGCTTTGTGGAGACACCTGATTAAGCACTGGTTTGGGAGTTGCGTAACTTAAAGTAGAGGTGGGAAAAAAAGCCGGGCTCCAATTTGTGTTTGGTAACTCAAGCAAGCCCAAGCCGAAAAGCGGAAGCCCTAGCAGTTCTCAGCTGCTTTCGAAAACCAAtttttttcgttagttttccttttgtcGTATCACCAAAACATGAGTTAACAGTAGTCattaatgaaattttgaatatgGCAATCCTACACCCCTCATCTCCCAGACTCACAACTCGATCTCTCCCTCCCTCGTCTCCCACTCGAGAAATCAATGGTCGCCAGattcaatcaaaattgaaaGGGGCACAAATTCTATCAATGAAAGAGGCAtaaattcaatcaaaattgaaaGACAATATAACCCTAGGAATCTTGTCgatacaagtaaaaaaaaagtcGTCTCGTCTAAGAATTCTTCAATGTAACAGTTCTGAAATCAAACCAATCGCGATTAGTATTAACGCGACACATAAGCCATTATTTAATGAAGCATAATTATTTGGAGACTTGGTCGTCTGTCTTAAATTTTGTTTAAGCTGGCTGAGTGCAGCCGCAAAGAAATGATGGAAGTTGGAGTAGttgaccaaagaaaaaaaaagtcttgAGTTTGTATTACGCATCCCCCCTCCCCAATTTAATGCGAGGGGTAATACTAGATATATTAAATTTAGTCTACTTACCATTAATCTGACACCAGCTCAATTGATGTTTGGGTGCCTGAACCAAACATTGTGAGAATATTGTGCTTATATGAGAGATCCTGAACCAAACATTATTTGAAGTTATTTGAAGAAGTGTCCAACTTGACCAAaggatgtttattttaattttagcacTTGATTCGATTGGACGacatatataaaaataacaGAGAAAGTAAGGGACACATAGCTCATGGAACTAGCAGAGGAAGTAATTAAAAGATTGCGGTCCtttgctttatttatttatttatttatttcttttccttccaAATTAAAGCCAGTTTTATATTCGTTGTTGGACAACGAATTGAGATTTTAGAAGCAAATTTGTTGAATAATCCTTTGCTTAGACTTTTAATTATGGTGAATTCGTTAAGCATAATTGTGTTGTAGCTGTAGCCAATTTAATTTGCGTCTGCAATAGCCAATTTAATTACCCTAATTACTGGAAAGAATTGAATCCTTGAAAAGGAAGCTCACCACTACTGTCATAGGGCTTGAATACAGAGGGCTTCAGAGGCGGCAAACAAAGCCCCAAAAAACGAAAAACCAGGGTATCCTAATActgaaaacaaaaccaaattaaacaccCACATGTTGAACAAGAGGCTATTTCATCAGAGACAGAGAATACAAACAGGAAAGAGTTGCATGCCCAATTTACATAGGCTGTTTATGTTCTATTGATATATCAATTAATTAGTCTTCCAGTAAGTATCTTTCAATTGGAGAAAACCATTTTTGGTAATTAGAGTGTGAAGACATATCACGGGTTAAACTATCTATGAGTTGAAACAGCTAAAACAACTTAGATTAATTTGTAGGCGAAGTTTGGCTTCTAAATTCCTAGGTCCCAACTATGCTTACTTGATAGTTGATACTGCTCATTTGATCCTTAGATTAGTTTGTAGGCAAAGTTTGGCTTCTAAATTCTCAGGTCCCAGCTAAGCTTACTTGATACTACTGCTTTGAtccttaaattaatttgtacGCCAAGTATAACTTCTAACTCCCAGCTAGGTTTACTTGATAATGCTCCTTTGATATTTAGATTAATGTGCTATGAAAAATATAGTAAATATAACATTACTCAGTTAATAAAAATCAATAAGTATCATAACATGTCAAATTGCtagtattaaaaaaatggtaataaaatatttttctttgcagaagacatgtattttttttcttcttactttGATTAATATTGTCAAGTATTTCTAAATTTAAATTTGTTACCATATCGATCAATAAGCATACATCAATAAACTAagagaactgttattagcattccaaattATCATCTTCTCCaagatgtattttttttcttctaattatagACAGTTGTCTTTTTTCCTTTGAAAGCCACTTAATACtgtggtctagtggtattcatcttcacttataagtgagaggttctaggttcgattctcactaaaGGCAAGTTTGACAACATTATTGttaacccattgtgagactaagcccacccccttAGTAAGATAATAacgttgttaaaaaaaatattatagaaagtttggaatgcaaaatgagatttttgaagtgtcaataacaatgtCCTAAATAAAGAACAACTTCATTAAaaacattctaaaaatctctgcTTAGCGTCTTGCCGAGCAAGGACCAAGCTGTTTTTTCACTGCACAAAGCAGGCAATACGAAAAGAATCCAAAGCTGATGACAAACGCTAGGATTGAAAGGATAAATTCGTCTTTTTGTTGTACATAcaggaaataaaataacaaaacacaAGGGAATTGGAGGGCAGAACAATCCGTACACTATTAATGAACAATACTTTTTTGCTTGCATCTTAGTATAGGTATGATATAACAAGATCCTCGGAGGAGATGGATCCCTTGTTTCAATGTTTTTGGAAGGGGTAGTGCCACTTGagcaattataaaaataaaaaataaagaagtttttttttgccaaaatggTCCCTCAGGTTAGCATAACTAACTTTGATCTAtaagatttgaaattaatagaagtgcCTGAGTTTGTCTACCATCAATCGTGTCAAATAATTttggcccattgtttattattgagtgtatttttgtcattttagtaGA
This genomic stretch from Pyrus communis chromosome 2, drPyrComm1.1, whole genome shotgun sequence harbors:
- the LOC137726757 gene encoding kinesin-like protein KIN-14Q, which codes for MEEQDQCDSPRNSSTAATNNSPSDYNWLCSQLQRLTMVDPDYHDADANEVGVDCCQENSESSEVVSTPKSRDPVSNDGRSMVGFSLTSPDLVICAGSPDLPQTSYGDSPEFLESKFHQKMDSSIELSFENGIDESQVTDTHKTPTVKFSTTLCQTFREDLSPEASFELLPPLAQNDKLEEASLPNTSNNRGCTDAFLSSVAECGSPKDTGNTDGEGDYHKLLICYEKQKKELQEMRSALEELKKQNYSKSRECQEACSSLKELQNELMRKSMHVGSLAFAIEGQVKEKSRWFSSLRDLTRKLKIMKMDHIKLSEEALAYKMCLEDMNEMRSTIRSTLNQQVNLHNDLKTKFIEGAKERKELYNKVLELKGNIRVFCRCRPLNTEEVAAGAAMAIEFESAKDGELSVKSNGVTRKTFKFDAVFGPQAEQVDVFEDTAPFATSVLDGYNVCIFAYGQTGSGKTFTMEGTEEARGVNFRTLQELFRIIRERKKLHRYDVSVSVLEVYNEQIRDLLVSGNQPGTAAKRLEIRQVGEGIHHVPGLVEAHVNNMSEVWEVLRTGSNARAVGSTNANEHSSRSHCIHCVMVKGENLLNGECTRSKLWLVDLAGSERVAKTEVQGERLKETQNINRSLSSLGDVISALATKSSHIPFRNSKLTHLLQDSLGGDSKTLMFVQISPNENDVSETLCSLNFASRVRGIELGPAKRQLDTSEILRYKQMFEKTKLDAKSKDVQIRKMEETVHGLELKIKERELKNKNLQDKVKELEAQLLIERKLARQHVDTKIAEQHQQQVKHQQDEQSIAPTRPPFTNRPLASHKILSETGSALGKDQVNPLQPLTEKTNNKPSAPFFHTSDGFVKHVDATEKENNPEMAEQFLVPKKTGRASICPTFQRIPVTAAPRRNSLIPLPSVPLRVQSPPPALPLAPIACDAAKKVDPDVPETDCMPEQTPCSSPKVIRNGGKKLNSIVRRSLQKKIQIKSPMPPHMRKGVNVGMEKVRVSIGSRGRMAHRVLLGNGRRAGTKESQKPISHREKERGWNIIGTAARTATKS